The DNA region CCGGGCGCGTGGATCCCGCGCGCGTAGCCCAGCATCGCGGCGCACCAAGGCTCGTTCAGGGTGGACCAGCGCGGCACGCGGTCGCCCAGGCGCGCGACGACAGTTTCGGCGTACTCGGCGAACCGGAAGGCGGTCTCGCGTACCGCCCAGCCGCCCTGGTCTTCCAGCGACTGGGGGAGATCCCAGTGATACAGCGTCGCCCACGGCTCCACCCCGGCTTCGAGCAGCTTGTCGACGAGCCGGTCGTAGAACGCGAGCCCCCGGGGGTTCGGAGTGCCGCCGTCGGGCCGGATTCGCGGCCACGACAGGGAGAAACGGTACGCGCCGAGCCCGAGCCGCCGCATCAGGTCGACGTCTTCGGCGTAGCGCCGGTAATGATCGGCGCCCGGCTCCCCGGTGTCGCCGCCGACGACAGCGCCGGGCCGGCGGGCGAAGACGTCCCAGATCGAGTCGGTCCGGCCGTCGGCGGTCGTCGCCCCTTCGACCTGGAAGGCCGCGGTGGCGGCGCCCCACACGAATCCGGGCGGGAACAGTAGCGCGGTCTTCGCCCGGACACTGTCGGGATGAGCGGACATGGTCACCCTTTCACGGCACCTTGCATGATCCCGGCCACGATCTGACGGCCGAGGAGGAGGAAGACGATGAGGATCGGGATGGTGGCCAGGGTGGTTCCGGCCAGCACCAGCGAATAGTCGACGTAGTAGCCGCTCTGCAGCTTCTCCAGAGCCAGCTGGACGGTGGGGTTGCCGGCGTCCAGCACCACGAGCGGCCACAGGAAGTCGTTCCACGACGTCATGAATGTGAACATCGCCAGGATCGCCGCCGCCGGGCGCACCGCGGGCAGGCAGACGTTCCAGAAGATCCGGATCATGCTGCAGCCGTCGACCCGCGCCGCCTCGATCAGTTCGTACGGCACCGCGTCCAGCGTGTACTGCCGCATCCAGAAGACACCGAACGCGGTCACCAGGTTCGGCACGATCACCGACTGCAGCCCGCCCGCCCAGCCGAATTCCGACATGGCCATGAAGAGCGGGATGATGCCGAGCTGGGTCGGCACGGCGAGCGTGACGACGATGAACACGAACAACCCGTTCCGGCCGCGGAACCGCAGTTTGGCGAACGCGAACCCGGCCAGCGCCGAGAACAGCACCGTGGTGAGCGTGACCGTGCCGGACACGATCAGGCTGTTCGCGAGCGCCTTCCAGAACGGCACGGTGTCGAACACCCGCGCCGCGTTGGCGAAGAAGTTCCCGCCGGGCAGGAAGGGCGGCACCCGTTCGGTGAGCATCCCGCTGTCCCGGCTGGCCACCAGGAACGACCAGTAGAACGGGAAGAGCGAGCCCAGCACGAAGATCGTGAGCACGACATAGGTCGCCCTGCGTGGCTTGCCCAGCGCCGAAACGCTTCGCTTGAGTCCACTATGGATAACCGTCATTTCTTCTTCACCGCCGTGAGCCTGCCGGTGAGGAAGAAGTTCACCAGCGCGATCAGCACGATGATCACGAACAACACCCACGCGATCGCCGAGGCATAGCCGAGTTCGTAGTTCTCGAAGGCCGTTTGGTACAGGTAGAGCGTCACGGTCTGGAACTGGTTGGACGAGCCGCCGTTGTTCGAGCCCGGCAACGCGTCGAACAGCTTGGGCTCGGTGAAGATCTGCAGGCCGCCGATCGTCGAGGTGATCGTCACGAAGATCAGCGTCGGCTTCAGCAGGGGCAGCGTGATGCTGAAGAACCGGCGTACGGTGCCCGCGCCGTCGATGAGGGCGGCTTCGTGCAGTTCCTTCGGGATGGCCTGCATCGCCGCCAGCACGATCAGCGCGTTGTACCCGGTCCAGCGCCAGTTCACCATGATCGCGATCGCGACATGGCTGCTGAACCGGTCGGCCTGCCAGTCGACCGGGTCCAGTCCGATCGTCTGCAGCAGGCCGTTGACCAGCCCGTACTTCGGCCCGAACAGATTCGCGAAGATGATGCCGAGCGCCACCAGGCTGGCAGCGTAGGGGAGCAGGACGCCGACGCGCCAGCCGGTCGCCCCGCGGATCCTGGCGCTGAGCAGCGCCGCCAGGAGCACCGCGATGATCAGCTGCGGGACGCTGGAGAGCAGGAAGATGCTGACGGTGTTCTCGAGCGCGTTCCAGAACTGCGTGTCGGCGAACAGTTCCTTGAAGTTGTCCAGCCCGATGAAGGCCGGATCGTCGTCGCCGGCCTCCCAGCTGAACAACGACACGTACGCCGTGTAGAGCAGGGGGAACAACCCGACGATCCCGAACACCACGAAGAACGGGGCGATGTAGAGGTACGGCGAGACCTTGACGTCCCACCGGCTCAGCCGATGGCGGAGGGTGGGCCGGGGCGGCGTGCGCACCCCGGCCTTCTCCTTGT from Amycolatopsis sp. EV170708-02-1 includes:
- a CDS encoding carbohydrate ABC transporter permease — encoded protein: MTVIHSGLKRSVSALGKPRRATYVVLTIFVLGSLFPFYWSFLVASRDSGMLTERVPPFLPGGNFFANAARVFDTVPFWKALANSLIVSGTVTLTTVLFSALAGFAFAKLRFRGRNGLFVFIVVTLAVPTQLGIIPLFMAMSEFGWAGGLQSVIVPNLVTAFGVFWMRQYTLDAVPYELIEAARVDGCSMIRIFWNVCLPAVRPAAAILAMFTFMTSWNDFLWPLVVLDAGNPTVQLALEKLQSGYYVDYSLVLAGTTLATIPILIVFLLLGRQIVAGIMQGAVKG
- a CDS encoding carbohydrate ABC transporter permease, giving the protein MTVVDKIAPDKEKAGVRTPPRPTLRHRLSRWDVKVSPYLYIAPFFVVFGIVGLFPLLYTAYVSLFSWEAGDDDPAFIGLDNFKELFADTQFWNALENTVSIFLLSSVPQLIIAVLLAALLSARIRGATGWRVGVLLPYAASLVALGIIFANLFGPKYGLVNGLLQTIGLDPVDWQADRFSSHVAIAIMVNWRWTGYNALIVLAAMQAIPKELHEAALIDGAGTVRRFFSITLPLLKPTLIFVTITSTIGGLQIFTEPKLFDALPGSNNGGSSNQFQTVTLYLYQTAFENYELGYASAIAWVLFVIIVLIALVNFFLTGRLTAVKKK